In Gouania willdenowi chromosome 17, fGouWil2.1, whole genome shotgun sequence, one DNA window encodes the following:
- the eif2b3 gene encoding translation initiation factor eIF2B subunit gamma, with the protein MELQAVLMAAGGGSRMTDLTYNTPKPMLPVGNKPLMWYPLNLLERVGFEEVIVITTREVHKMMSTDPKTKLDIKMKLDVVCIQEDGDMGTADALRHIHQKVKTDILVVSCDLITDVALHEVVDLFRAHNATVAMLMSKAHEFTETVPGQKGKKKTAEQRDFVGVDQSGKRLLFMANEADLEDGLIVRRSIIRKHPRMHIKTGLVDAHLYCLKKAVVDFLAENKSISSIRGELVPFLVRKQFSKMTSGQKRMDDTETVDQKNDGLTNDDLFFPSRDEALLQLAQERSCWNDHRGDMSEAYHGGKLRCYVHIMDQGLCYRVNTLSAYIEANRMAPKFIEEPAVHPSAVISERFQMGSDSMIGAGCHVADKTSIKRSTIGISTTVKEKVKVTNSIIMHGVTIEEGCNIQGSVICSNAVIGRGADLKYCLVGNGQRIEPEAERTNEVIVGTDQLMEI; encoded by the exons ATGGAGCTCCAGGCAGTGCTGATGGCGGCTGGTGGGGGATCTCGTATGACTGATTTGACATACAACACCCCCAAACCCATGTTGCCAGTTGGCAACAAGCCTCTGATGTGGTATCCCCTAAATCTGCTGGAGAGGGTTGGTTTTGAAG agGTGATTGTAATCACTACCAGAGAGGTCCACAAGATGATGAGCACAGATCCCAAAACAAAACTGGATATTAAGATGAAACTTGATGTGGTTTGTATCCAGGAGGATGGAGACATGGGCACAGCTGATGCTCTCAGACACATCCATCAGAAGGTTAAG ACGGACATCCTAGTGGTGAGCTGTGATCTCATCACAGATGTTGCACTTCACGAGGTGGTGGATCTGTTCAGGGCCCACAATGCAACAGTAGCGATGCTAATGAGCAAAGCTCATGAGTTTACAGAGACAGTGCCAGGTCAGAAGGGCAAGAAGAAAACAG CCGAGCAGAGAGACTTTGTCGGTGTGGATCAGTCGGGGAAGAGGCTGCTTTTCATGGCCAATGAGGCAGATCTGGAGGACGGACTAATTGTCAGGCGTTCCATCATAAGGAA ACATCCAAGGATGCACATCAAAACAGGACTGGTAGACGCTCACCTATACTGTCTTAAAAAAGCAGTGGTTGACTTTCTGGCTGAAAACAA GTCAATCTCATCGATACGTGGCGAGTTGGTGCCATTTTTGGTGCGTAAGCAGTTTTCCAAAATGACTTCTGGCCAGAAAAGGATGGACGACACAGAAACTGTGGACCAGAAGAATGATGGCTTAACAAATGATG ATCTGTTCTTCCCTTCCCGGGATGAGGCTCTCCTCCAGTTGGCTCAGGAGCGCTCCTGTTGGAATGATCACCGCGGTGACATGAGTGAAGCATACCATGGTGGGAAGCTGCGATGCTACGTTCACATCATGGACCAGGGTCTGTGCTATCGTGTCAACACTCTATCAGCTTACATAGAAGCGAACAGAATG GCTCCAAAGTTTATTGAGGAACCAGCAGTTCATCCATCTGCTGTCATCTCTGAGAGGTTTCAG ATGGGATCTGACAGTATGATTGGAGCTGGATGTCATGTGGCAGATAAAACCTCAATCAAGAGGTCCACCATTGGTATCTCCACCACTGTGAAAGAGAAGGTCAAAGTCACCAACTCCATCATTATGCATGGGGTTACCATTGAAGAAGG gtgtAACATCCAAGGCAGTGTTATTTGCAGTAATGCTGTGATTGGACGTGGTGCGGACCTCAAATACTGCTTGGTAGGAAATGGACAACGAATCGAACCAGAAG